The proteins below come from a single Triticum aestivum cultivar Chinese Spring chromosome 5D, IWGSC CS RefSeq v2.1, whole genome shotgun sequence genomic window:
- the LOC123119966 gene encoding uncharacterized protein — protein MSALGSRASSANVAGKISSRRRRRSRKGMGATSLNRRDKENLFNLAAALGCDRLVLTGIAAACHVDYDSAASSDWSFACLYLVVAESSSPQIDIHPFVKPGHEQDGVHELHRHVAVEAPDEADADDDSNSS, from the exons ATGTCTGCTCTGGGGAGCCGGGCTTCGTCTGCCAATGTGGCCGGCAAG ATTtcttcaaggagaagaaggaggtCCCGAAAGGGGATGGGAGCAACAAGTCTGAATCGAAGG GATAAGGAAAATTTGTTTAATCTCGCGGCTGCGCTTGGCTGTGATCGCCTTGTCCTCACCGGCATCGCGGCCGCATGCCACGTGGACTATGACTCCGCTGCCAGCAGCGATTGGTCCTTCGCGTGCCTCTACCTCGTCGTGGCCGAGTCCTCCTCTCCCCAAATCGACATCCACCCCTTTGTCAAGCCTGGACATGAGCAGGATGGTGTACACGAGCTTCACAGACATGTGGCCGTGGAGGCTCCGGATGAGGCCGACGCTGATGACGACTCGAACAGTTCGTAG